One segment of Scyliorhinus torazame isolate Kashiwa2021f chromosome 14, sScyTor2.1, whole genome shotgun sequence DNA contains the following:
- the LOC140389209 gene encoding uncharacterized protein yields MEEKRFRCVVCDKGFVTSTNLLKHRLIHTGEKPFTCKVCDKSFSQSSNLRQHRRIHTGEKPFTCEVCDKSFSVLSTLRQHQHLHTGEKPFMCKMCGKSFSWSSHLRSHQRIHTSEKPFTCEVCDKSFLQASTLRKHQRDHTGEKPLPCKVKQPFKCKVCDKSFSRPSTLREHHRVHTGEKPFRCEVCDKSFSASSTLREHQRIHTGEKPFTCEVCDKSFAQLSTLQKHQRVHTGEKPFTCKICDQSFSRPSNLHVHQRVHTGEKPFTCEVCDKSFSVSSTLRVHQRIHTGEKPLPCKVKLAHNTQDHLLTGGRVQYIKELTEQEEFTRQLFGLSNPTITNGGSDTLMREDTQVSMDTSNGDGGELAAASEIPERADE; encoded by the exons ATGGAAGAGAAACGATTCAGGTGTGTTGTTTGTGATAAAGGTTTTGTGACGTCTACGAACCTCCTGAAGCACCGGctgattcacacaggggagaaaccattcacctgtaaGGTGTGTGACAAGTCCTTCTCACAATCATCCAATCTCCGTcagcatcgacgcattcacacaggggagaaaccattcacttgcgaggtgtgtgacaaatcattctcggtGTTATCAACCCTCCGTCAACACCAGcaccttcacactggggagaaacccttCATGTGCAAAATGTGTGGCAAATCATTCTCATGGTCATCGCACCTCCGTAGTCACCAACGTATTCACACAAGTGAGAAACCCTTcacatgtgaggtgtgtgacaaatcgttCCTCCAAGCATCGACCCTGCGTAAGCACCAGCGTGATCATACGGGGGAGAAACCCCTCCCGTGCAAG GTAAAGCAACCCTTCAAGTgcaaggtgtgtgacaaatcattttcAAGACCATCGACCCTTCGTGAACACCATCGtgttcacacaggagagaagccCTTCAGgtgcgaggtgtgtgacaaatcattctcagcgTCATCGACCCTCCGtgaacaccaacgcattcacacaggagagaagccCTTCACgtgcgaggtgtgtgacaaatcattcgctCAGTTATCGACTCTCCAGAAACACcaacgcgttcacactggggagaaacccttCACATGCAAGATCTGTGACCAATCATTCTCAAGGCCATCTAACCTCCATGTCCACCAACGTGTTCACACGGGAGAGAAGCCCTTCACgtgcgaggtgtgtgacaaatcattctcagtgTCATCGACCCTCCGTGTacatcaacgcattcacacaggagagaaacccttACCATGCAAG GTAAAGCTGGCCCATAACACCCAGGATCACTTGTTGACTGGAGGGCGGGTTCAGTACATCAAGGAGCTGACGGAACAGGAGGAGTTCACGAGGCAGCTGTTTGGTCTCTCCAACCCCACGATAACCAATGGTGGATCAGATACGTTGATGAGGGAAG ATACACAGGTGTCTATGGACACATCAAATGGTGATGGAGGAGAGTTAGCAGCAGCGTCCGAGATTCCTGAAAGAGCTGATGAGTAA